One Cedecea neteri DNA segment encodes these proteins:
- a CDS encoding GNAT family N-acetyltransferase, translating into MSLKIRRAKPEDAPLLAALGSTSYRYHFERHWVSGAELQAFIEQEYAQDTLTESLADPTVSWFIAEAEKPVGFAKISWNRPVPEQACSGALLHKLYLAPGETGKNYGKLIFDEMLQLAQQREQNYFWLEVLEGNEGARRFYEAQGMRHLTSETFSSATQTSTIYILGKRL; encoded by the coding sequence ATGAGTTTAAAAATACGCAGAGCAAAACCTGAAGATGCCCCGCTTTTGGCGGCGCTGGGAAGTACAAGCTATCGCTATCACTTTGAACGGCATTGGGTTTCCGGGGCAGAACTGCAGGCCTTTATTGAGCAGGAATACGCTCAGGATACGTTAACTGAAAGCCTGGCGGATCCGACGGTTAGCTGGTTTATTGCTGAGGCTGAAAAGCCCGTGGGATTTGCCAAAATCAGCTGGAACCGCCCGGTGCCCGAGCAGGCGTGTTCAGGCGCTCTGCTGCACAAACTCTACCTCGCACCCGGTGAGACAGGCAAAAACTACGGCAAGCTGATTTTCGACGAAATGCTCCAGCTGGCGCAGCAGCGAGAGCAGAATTACTTCTGGCTGGAAGTGCTGGAGGGGAACGAAGGTGCACGGCGCTTTTATGAAGCGCAGGGCATGCGCCACTTAACCAGCGAAACGTTTTCCAGCGCCACGCAAACCAGCACCATTTATATTCTCGGCAAACGTCTTTAA
- a CDS encoding cytochrome c552 has product MYSSGAFFFFLFSSALVFALVNRVLHYRLTYLAAFSVLAALGWGYIFQGDYLVPVAVFFAFYLLVTLKEKGWLKTWQAVTLTLLPLLLVKLHLNNHWGMIGLSFMTFRAIDVLLYRSKKDGQNFLHYFCYLFMPFIILAGPMYRWRTWVGDINKPVFRLTREQFLLAVEQIVTGVVQKFLFAMLIDNLVIESWSHRPFTLTVGVVMSIAYSAYLYFDFAGYSNMAIGAGRLFGLNIPANFNMPILAKNPQDFWRRFHISLSEWLRDVVFMPIYMNLMKLDFFRQNKTLAQNVGIFCTLFCMGAWNGLERHYVISGALFGAISVAHNMLLWSTKRSPALSNGLRHPVIAFFGRILTLASAAVSLYIFSGMSPL; this is encoded by the coding sequence ATGTATAGCTCCGGGGCATTTTTTTTCTTTCTGTTTTCATCGGCACTGGTGTTTGCGCTGGTTAACCGCGTATTGCATTACCGGCTCACCTATTTAGCCGCATTCTCCGTGCTCGCGGCGTTAGGTTGGGGATATATCTTCCAGGGCGATTACCTGGTTCCAGTGGCGGTATTCTTTGCGTTTTATCTTCTCGTCACCCTGAAAGAGAAAGGCTGGTTAAAAACCTGGCAAGCGGTCACCCTCACTCTGCTGCCGCTATTGCTGGTGAAGTTACACCTGAATAATCACTGGGGCATGATTGGCCTGTCGTTCATGACCTTCCGCGCCATTGACGTGTTGCTTTACCGCAGCAAAAAAGATGGCCAGAACTTTTTGCATTATTTCTGCTATCTGTTTATGCCGTTTATTATTCTCGCGGGCCCAATGTATCGCTGGAGAACCTGGGTCGGCGACATTAATAAGCCGGTATTCAGGTTGACCCGCGAACAGTTTTTACTGGCCGTGGAGCAAATCGTCACCGGCGTCGTGCAGAAGTTTTTGTTTGCGATGCTGATCGACAATCTGGTGATTGAGTCCTGGAGCCACCGGCCGTTCACCCTCACCGTCGGCGTGGTGATGTCTATCGCCTACAGCGCCTATCTCTATTTTGATTTTGCGGGCTACAGCAACATGGCCATCGGTGCCGGGCGGCTGTTTGGCCTGAATATTCCGGCCAACTTCAATATGCCGATTCTGGCTAAAAACCCGCAGGACTTCTGGCGCCGCTTCCACATCAGCCTGTCTGAGTGGCTGCGCGACGTGGTCTTTATGCCGATTTACATGAATCTGATGAAGCTCGATTTCTTCCGTCAAAATAAAACCCTGGCACAGAACGTGGGCATCTTCTGCACGCTCTTTTGCATGGGGGCCTGGAACGGGCTTGAACGACACTACGTCATCAGCGGCGCGCTGTTCGGCGCCATTTCCGTTGCCCATAACATGCTGCTTTGGTCAACCAAACGCAGCCCGGCCTTGAGTAACGGGTTACGCCATCCGGTTATCGCGTTTTTTGGACGAATTCTGACGCTGGCTAGCGCCGCGGTCTCCCTCTACATCTTTAGCGGAATGTCACCTCTATGA
- a CDS encoding AMP-binding protein, with product MNLHPELQELQDFLRAALLDPARPGQLAISGSDTALTWQQLSVAATDWAQRYAKCEQPAGTPVVLYGHQQAEFAVAIYSCLLHNMPYIPVDCIYPQERLKEICQLASAPYYYDVVAKQFVATGETGSVLAEPDLAYIMFTSGSTGKPKGVQIGRESLWHFMKWVREDFALPHVPVLMNHAVFSFDLSLIPLLANLATGGHIVLNAKEDIAAENWLDRLKTNEVSAWVSTPSFAYQKLLSPQFSAEYLPALSVFVFIGEVLNKALVKQLRRRFPQAKILNSYGPTEATIATTVIEITDEILHSENDVLPVGTMMPESHMEITSEGELIIWGKNVMRGYLGLPQENTAKLLRRESEHYRGYRTGDLGYEDGLLYCQGRNDSQIKLNGYRIEINEIENRLLAMSGISEAVVLPLMKSGGGVLRIAAFCVTGLAPEAIKTSLAKVIPPYMVPSQIIIKDALPLNPNGKIDRKLLDTQARTN from the coding sequence ATGAACCTTCATCCAGAGCTTCAGGAACTGCAGGATTTTCTGCGTGCGGCATTACTTGACCCCGCGCGTCCTGGCCAGTTAGCCATCAGCGGCAGCGATACCGCCCTGACCTGGCAACAGCTTTCCGTCGCCGCAACCGACTGGGCACAACGTTATGCGAAGTGCGAACAACCCGCCGGCACCCCGGTGGTTTTATACGGGCATCAGCAGGCCGAATTTGCCGTGGCAATTTACAGCTGCCTGCTGCACAACATGCCGTATATCCCGGTGGACTGCATCTACCCACAGGAGCGGCTGAAAGAGATCTGCCAGCTTGCCAGCGCCCCTTACTATTACGACGTCGTGGCGAAGCAGTTTGTGGCGACCGGCGAAACCGGCAGCGTGCTGGCCGAACCTGACCTGGCCTACATCATGTTTACCTCAGGCAGCACCGGGAAACCGAAAGGCGTGCAGATTGGCCGCGAGAGCCTGTGGCACTTCATGAAGTGGGTGCGCGAGGACTTTGCGCTGCCGCACGTGCCGGTGTTAATGAACCACGCGGTGTTCAGCTTCGACCTGTCCCTGATTCCTTTGCTGGCGAACCTCGCCACCGGCGGGCACATTGTGCTGAATGCCAAGGAGGATATTGCCGCTGAAAACTGGCTTGATCGCCTGAAAACCAACGAGGTTTCGGCCTGGGTTTCCACCCCCTCTTTCGCCTACCAGAAGCTGCTTTCCCCGCAGTTCAGCGCCGAGTATTTGCCCGCGCTGAGCGTGTTTGTTTTCATCGGCGAAGTGCTGAATAAGGCGCTGGTAAAACAGCTACGCCGCCGTTTCCCGCAGGCCAAAATCCTCAATTCCTATGGCCCGACTGAGGCGACCATCGCCACCACGGTGATTGAAATCACCGACGAGATCTTGCACAGCGAAAACGACGTGTTGCCGGTAGGCACCATGATGCCAGAATCCCACATGGAGATTACCTCCGAAGGTGAGCTGATCATCTGGGGGAAAAACGTCATGCGCGGCTATCTCGGCCTGCCGCAGGAAAACACCGCGAAGTTGCTGCGCCGCGAAAGTGAACACTACCGCGGCTACCGCACCGGCGATCTCGGCTACGAAGATGGGCTGCTCTATTGCCAGGGCCGTAATGACAGCCAGATCAAGCTGAACGGCTACCGCATTGAAATCAACGAAATAGAAAACCGCCTGCTGGCGATGTCCGGCATTAGCGAAGCCGTGGTGTTGCCGCTGATGAAATCCGGCGGCGGCGTGTTGCGCATTGCGGCGTTCTGCGTCACCGGCCTGGCCCCGGAGGCGATCAAAACTTCGCTCGCGAAGGTGATCCCGCCTTATATGGTGCCTTCACAAATCATTATTAAAGACGCTTTGCCGCTGAACCCTAACGGCAAAATCGACCGCAAGCTGCTGGATACCCAGGCTCGCACGAATTAA
- a CDS encoding phospholipase D family protein, whose translation MKSALLSAFFIAALSLPAAAMSTPNVQVGFSPEGSARALVLQTIAGARKSIRMIGYSFQAPDIVQALVDAKKRGVDVRVVVDKKRNQNKASLKAMNLAAANGIQLRIDGHYHIQHDKTIVVDERTVETGSFNFAPSAETENSENVVILSNMPDIARQYVAHWESRWALGVPFQLSP comes from the coding sequence ATGAAATCAGCACTTTTATCTGCCTTTTTCATTGCCGCGCTTAGCCTGCCAGCCGCCGCCATGTCCACACCAAACGTTCAGGTAGGCTTCTCACCAGAAGGCTCGGCGCGGGCACTGGTGCTGCAGACGATTGCCGGGGCGCGAAAATCTATCCGCATGATAGGTTATTCGTTCCAGGCGCCCGATATTGTTCAGGCGCTGGTGGATGCGAAAAAGCGGGGCGTTGACGTCCGCGTGGTGGTGGATAAAAAGCGTAATCAGAATAAAGCGAGCCTGAAAGCCATGAACCTTGCGGCGGCGAACGGTATTCAGCTTCGTATTGACGGGCACTACCACATTCAGCATGACAAGACGATCGTTGTGGATGAGCGAACCGTTGAAACCGGCTCGTTCAACTTTGCGCCTTCCGCCGAAACTGAAAACAGTGAAAATGTGGTGATACTAAGCAATATGCCAGATATCGCCAGGCAGTATGTTGCCCACTGGGAAAGCCGCTGGGCGCTGGGTGTGCCTTTTCAACTATCCCCCTGA
- a CDS encoding D-alanyl-lipoteichoic acid biosynthesis protein DltD yields MKIKNTLCLHILMALLAVLVLCVPALVTGLSAPLTFQPLIKSMDGTAKEQKEKIATISHALQGNALFFLGASEVSTSEDEHYAVYNYFNKQLHQPVVAYGDSYVDNITQFLLLSRFKNDINANSKIVLLFAPDSFYFDTIPPAIFADHFPAAIFNPLMADEKARPFLVNYLHHIDEEDISHLTLGEMKIYGWHPNVIWQSVNYEFANFCTLVKNHWLAWLRIAPEPHRPWPAPAEKYAAPDWNEQLTHARVLNQVRQQSAATLWMDKSVYEDGKTAEEWYETPVVNRQMEAFKASIDLLKSRHAQFVVIVDPLNPWALKNTQKFQPVDRQIRAYLEQNQVRYFDMYAQPYQNGWNWDRLHPTELAWVAMDRFIAESFTR; encoded by the coding sequence ATGAAGATCAAAAATACTCTCTGCCTACATATCCTGATGGCGCTGCTTGCCGTTCTGGTCTTATGCGTTCCGGCCCTGGTGACGGGCTTGTCCGCGCCGCTAACATTCCAGCCGCTGATTAAATCGATGGACGGCACGGCGAAAGAACAAAAAGAGAAAATAGCGACAATTTCCCATGCATTACAAGGCAATGCATTATTTTTCCTCGGGGCTTCTGAGGTGTCGACATCCGAAGATGAACATTACGCTGTATATAATTACTTTAATAAGCAATTACACCAGCCGGTCGTGGCTTATGGCGATAGTTATGTCGATAACATCACGCAATTCCTGCTGCTGTCGCGTTTTAAAAACGATATAAATGCCAACAGTAAAATTGTTCTGCTGTTTGCGCCGGACAGTTTTTATTTTGACACTATTCCTCCGGCTATTTTTGCCGATCATTTCCCGGCCGCTATTTTTAACCCGCTGATGGCGGATGAAAAAGCCCGTCCTTTCCTGGTCAATTACTTACATCATATTGATGAAGAGGACATCAGCCATTTAACCCTGGGCGAAATGAAAATATATGGCTGGCATCCAAATGTTATTTGGCAGTCCGTTAATTATGAGTTTGCTAACTTCTGCACGCTGGTAAAAAACCACTGGCTGGCGTGGCTGCGCATTGCGCCTGAACCTCACCGCCCATGGCCCGCTCCCGCTGAAAAATACGCCGCGCCAGACTGGAACGAACAGCTGACTCACGCCCGCGTACTGAACCAGGTTCGTCAGCAAAGCGCCGCCACCTTGTGGATGGACAAAAGCGTGTACGAAGACGGAAAAACGGCGGAAGAGTGGTATGAAACGCCGGTGGTAAACCGCCAGATGGAAGCCTTCAAGGCCAGTATCGATCTGCTCAAATCTCGCCACGCCCAGTTCGTGGTGATCGTCGATCCGCTTAACCCGTGGGCGCTGAAAAACACGCAGAAATTCCAGCCCGTTGACCGCCAGATCAGGGCGTATCTCGAGCAAAACCAGGTGCGCTATTTCGATATGTACGCCCAGCCTTATCAAAACGGCTGGAACTGGGATCGCCTGCATCCCACCGAGCTGGCTTGGGTTGCCATGGACCGCTTTATTGCCGAGAGCTTTACACGATGA
- a CDS encoding EAL domain-containing protein, with amino-acid sequence MTYILSPCNMMACGLANLLSASQTCTVFFPGSGKERSQEESGARFVVYLPDQPYWLLAVLRQVAQLLDRNDGQLSMLILSRSSASWIWRSLQKLVKKDAYLSGVRVAPSDLPSASLAALLRGDWDNSVSLKKHALEEELVSQIRPEGLTRKELDVLVDSLAGQTIQEQAKQRGVSHKTLYVQRMSGLKKMTHPLLHEKAPIASNQQKKGDTAGTLAALSPFERELVYAIHNRQIYPVFQPIVNGGLQLKGLEILARWHRNGQTLQPAEFLPQIRSSYTWRLLTAFMLQEAVGGINQYQGAYYFAVNIPAAISNSESLFGIIKQLSTRLINPFWTDRLVLEISEDLNLNQHQESRFFITQLQHQGYRVMLDDCFSQSSVYFPVRAVRFNDYKLDRKVVADAQYEPHALALIKSLAYYCELTGSYCVAEGIDSREKLRLLLASGVHLFQGYGIYKPVFKFELRQMIEALKKRETVQPIA; translated from the coding sequence GTGACTTACATTCTCTCGCCCTGCAACATGATGGCGTGCGGGCTGGCGAATTTGTTATCCGCAAGTCAAACCTGCACGGTATTTTTCCCTGGCTCAGGGAAGGAAAGATCGCAGGAAGAGAGCGGGGCGCGATTTGTGGTCTATCTGCCCGATCAGCCCTACTGGCTGCTTGCCGTCTTGCGACAGGTGGCCCAATTGCTCGATCGAAACGACGGCCAGCTATCCATGCTCATTTTGAGCCGTAGCTCAGCCTCATGGATCTGGCGTTCGCTGCAGAAGTTAGTGAAAAAAGACGCTTATCTGAGCGGCGTGCGGGTAGCTCCGTCCGATCTGCCCAGCGCCAGCCTGGCTGCGCTGCTGCGGGGAGACTGGGATAACAGCGTTAGCCTCAAAAAACACGCCCTTGAAGAGGAACTGGTGAGCCAGATCCGGCCAGAGGGGCTGACCCGAAAAGAGCTGGATGTGTTGGTGGACTCCCTGGCCGGGCAGACGATTCAGGAGCAGGCGAAACAGCGCGGCGTCAGCCATAAAACGCTGTATGTACAGCGCATGTCCGGGCTAAAGAAAATGACCCATCCGCTGCTGCATGAGAAAGCGCCGATCGCGAGCAATCAGCAGAAAAAAGGAGACACAGCGGGGACGCTGGCTGCCCTTTCACCGTTTGAAAGGGAGCTGGTTTATGCCATCCACAATCGCCAGATTTACCCCGTATTCCAGCCTATTGTGAACGGTGGCTTGCAGCTAAAAGGGCTCGAAATCCTTGCCCGCTGGCATCGAAACGGGCAAACCCTACAGCCTGCTGAGTTTTTGCCGCAGATCCGCTCCAGCTATACATGGCGGCTATTAACGGCCTTTATGCTGCAAGAGGCGGTGGGCGGCATTAATCAGTACCAGGGGGCGTATTATTTTGCCGTTAATATTCCGGCTGCAATTTCAAACAGCGAAAGTCTGTTCGGCATTATTAAACAGCTGAGTACCCGGCTGATAAACCCGTTCTGGACGGACAGGCTGGTGCTGGAAATCTCAGAAGATCTGAATTTGAATCAGCATCAGGAGAGCCGGTTCTTTATTACCCAGCTTCAGCATCAGGGATACCGGGTTATGCTTGATGATTGCTTTTCGCAGAGCAGCGTTTATTTCCCGGTGCGGGCGGTGCGGTTTAACGATTACAAACTGGACCGTAAAGTCGTGGCAGACGCGCAGTATGAACCTCACGCGCTGGCGCTGATCAAAAGCCTGGCATATTACTGCGAATTAACGGGAAGTTATTGTGTTGCCGAGGGCATTGATAGCCGAGAGAAATTAAGGCTGCTGCTGGCATCCGGGGTACATCTCTTTCAGGGATACGGTATTTATAAGCCTGTTTTCAAGTTTGAATTACGGCAAATGATTGAGGCTTTGAAAAAAAGAGAGACGGTGCAGCCTATAGCCTGA
- a CDS encoding acyl carrier protein, whose protein sequence is MEQEILALFEKVLSRKVGFNDELIESDILDSILAVDLVLEVQDVYGCMIPPTEVATVLKTPADLARYIEENR, encoded by the coding sequence ATGGAACAAGAAATTCTCGCCCTGTTTGAAAAAGTGCTGTCCCGCAAGGTCGGCTTCAACGATGAGCTGATCGAGTCCGATATTCTCGACTCTATTCTGGCCGTTGATCTGGTACTGGAAGTACAGGATGTGTACGGCTGTATGATCCCGCCGACGGAAGTCGCCACCGTGCTGAAAACCCCGGCGGATCTGGCGCGTTATATTGAAGAGAATCGCTAA